A genomic stretch from Lathyrus oleraceus cultivar Zhongwan6 chromosome 2, CAAS_Psat_ZW6_1.0, whole genome shotgun sequence includes:
- the LOC127117670 gene encoding zinc finger BED domain-containing protein RICESLEEPER 2-like: MRCAAHVLNLVVRDGEKEHEGSIESVRTAVRFVRSSPQRAMKFKECVELAGITCKKKLCLDVSTRWNSTYLMLDAAEKFEAAFDNMIDEDPGYIEYFDLLTGPPGSQDWKKVRAFVVFLQTFYEATKVFSTSQEVSLHLAFHNLSSILCELQEASFNLNSYVAPMISHMKVKYDKYWGDVGKVNHFLYYGVIFDPRFKFNYIEWSFNDMYGHSSDLAKKNIECVKTSLFKLYNWHKSDHDKNVGASPLSAPGSTSLGEASSQPKEPSPFTRANAFKKHLKEKDTIENENELEKYLGDPCCGEGENFSILNWWKENCTRYPILATLVRDVLATPVSSVASESAFSTGGRILDIYRSSLSPDMVEALICTQNWLKPSDNDLNVLNMTEEYEISESIVSEFQVATGGAAAPTQAGPV, from the exons ATGAGGTGTGCTGCCCATGTCTTGAACTTGGTAGTGAGAGATGGTGAAAAAGAACATGAAGGGTCTATTGAATCAGTTCGCACTGCTGTTAGGTTTGTAAGGTCTTCTCCACAAAGAGCTATGAAGTTTAAGGAGTGTGTTGAACTTGCGGGCATAACTTGTAAAAAAAAACTTTGTCTTGATGTTTCTACAAGGTGGAATTCCACTTACCTAATGTTGGATGCTGCTGAAAAGTTTGAAGCTGCATTTGACAATATGATTGATGAGGATCCTGGATACATCGAATATTTTGACCTCCTTACCGGTCCACCCGGTTCTCAGGATTGGAAAAAAGTTAGGGCTTTTGTGGTTTTCTTACAAACCTTCTATGAGGCAACCAAAGTGTTTTCAACTTCGCAAGAAGTGTCCTTGCATTTAGCTTTTCATAACTTGTCTTCAATTTTGTGTGAGCTTCAAGAAGCTTCATTTAACTTGAATTCTTATGTGGCTCCAATGATTTCACATATGAAGGTTAAATATGATAAGTATTGGGGGGATGTGGGAAAAGTGAATCATTTTCTTTACTATGGAGTGATCTTTGATCCTAGGTTTAAGTTTAACTATATTGAGTGGTCTTTTAATGATATGTATGGGCATTCTAGTGACCTTGCCAAGAAAAATATTGAATGTGTCAAAACTAGTTTGTTTAAACTATATAATTGGCATAAATCTGATCATGATAAGAATGTTGGGGCTAGTCCTTTAAGTGCACCAGGGAGCACTTCCCTTGGAGAAGCATCTTCCCAACCAAAAGAACCATCACCTTTTACAAGGGCTAATGCTTTTAAGAAACATCTGAAGGAAAAAGACAcaattgaaaatgaaaatgaactAGAGAAGTACTTAGGTGACCCTTGTTGCGGGGAGGGGGAAAATTTTAGTATTCTTAATTGGTGGAAGGAAAATTGCACCCGTTATCCTATATTAGCAACCTTGGTTCGGGATGTGTTGGCAACACCTGTTTCTAGTGTAGCCTCAGAAAGTGCTTTTAGCACGGGGGGGAGGATTTTAGATATCTATAGGAGCTCTTTGAGTCCAGATATGGTCGAAGCGCTTATATGTACTCAAAACTGGTTGAAGCCTTCTGACAATGATCTAAATGTCCTTAATATGACTGAAGAATATGAGATTAGTGAATCAATTGTTTCAG AGTTTCAAGTAGCTActggtggagcagctgctcctACACAGGCTGGGCCTGTTTAA